The following are from one region of the Mus musculus strain NOD/ShiLtJ chromosome 17 genomic scaffold, GRCm38.p6 alternate locus group NOD/ShiLtJ MMCHR17_CHO_IDD1 genome:
- the Gtf2h4 gene encoding general transcription factor IIH subunit 4, translating to MEITPARGGLNRAHLQCRNLQEFLGGLSPGVLDRLYGHPATCLAVFRELPSLAKNWVMRMLFLEQPLPQAAVALWVKKEFSKAQEESTGLLSGLRIWHTQLLPGGLQGLILNPVFRQNLRIALLGGGKAWSDDTSQLGPDKHARDVPSLDKYAEERWEVVLHFMVGSPSAAVSQDLAQLLSQAGLMKSTEPGEPPCITSAGFQFLLLDTPAQLWYFMLQYLQTAQSRGMDLVEILSFLFQLSFSTLGKDYSVEGMSDSLLNFLQHLREFGLVFQRKRKSRRYYPTRLAINLSSGVSGAGGTVHQPGFIVVETNYRLYAYTESELQIALIALFSEMLYRFPNMVVAQVTRESVQQAIASGITAQQIIHFLRTRAHPVMLKQNPVLPPTITDQIRLWELERDRLRFTEGVLYNQFLSQVDFELLLAHARELGVLVFENSAKRLMVVTPAGHSDVKRFWKRQKHSS from the exons ATGGAGATCACCCCTGCGAGGGGTGGACTGAACCGAGCACACCTACAATGCAGGAATCTCCAAGAGTTCTTAGGAGGCCTGAGCCCTGGGGTGCTGGACCGATTGTATGGGCACCCTGCCACTTGTCTGGCTGTCTTCAG GGAGCTCCCCTCTTTGGCTAAGAACTGGGTCATGAGGATGCTCTTTCTGGAGCAGCCGCTACCACAGGCTGCGGTGGCCCTGTGGGTGAAGAAGGAGTTCAGCAA GGCTCAGGAGGAAAGTACGGGGCTGCTGAGTGGCCTCCGTATCTGGCATACCCAGCTGCTCCCTGGTGGACTCCAAGGCCTCATCTTGAACCCCGTCTTCCGCCAGAACCTCCGGATTGCCCTTCTGGGTGG GGGCAAGGCCTGGTCTGATGACACAAGTCAGCTGGGACCAGACAAGCACGCCCGGGACGTCCCCTCACTGGACAAGTATGCTGAGGAGCGCTGGGAG GTGGTCTTGCACTTCATGGTGGGCTCCCCCAGTGCAGCTGTCAGCCAAGACCTGGCTCAGCTCCTCAGCCAGGCCGGGCTTATGAAAAG CACTGAACCTGGAGAGCCACCCTGCATCACTTCCGCTGGCTTCCAGTTCCTGCTACTGGACACGCCTGCCCAGCTCTGGTACTTCATGCTGCAGTATCTGCAGACAGCCCAG AGCCGGGGCATGGATCTGGTGgagattctctccttccttttccagCTCAGCTTCTCCACTCTTGGCAAG GACTACTCTGTGGAGGGGATGAGTGACTCTTTGTTGAACTTCCTGCAACACCTGCGTGAGTTCGGGCTTGTTTTCCAGAGGAAG aggaagtCCCGGCGTTACTACCCCACACGCCTGGCCATCAACCTCTCATCTGGTGTCTCTGGGGCTGGGGGCACTGTGCACCAGCCAGGCTTCATTGTCGTGGAAACTAATTACCGACTGTACGCCTATACCG AGTCGGAACTGCAGATCGCTCTCATTGCCCTTTTCTCCGAAATGCTCTATCGATTCCCCAACATGGTGGTGGCACAAGTGACCCGGGAGAGTGTGCAGCAGGCCATTGCTAGCGGCATCACAGCTCAGCAG ATAATCCATTTCCTAAGGACAAGGGCACATCCAGTGATGCTCAAACAG AATCCTGTGCTGCCCCCCACCATAACAGACCAGATTCGGCTGTGGGAGCTGGAAAGGGACAGACTCCGGTTCACTGAAG GCGTCCTGTATAACCAGTTCCTGTCGCAAGTGGACTTTGAACTGCTGCTGGCCCACGCGCGGGAGCTGGGCGTGCTTGTGTTCGAGAACTCGGCCAAGCGGCTGATGGTGGTGACGCCGGCAGGGCACAGCGACGTCAAGCGCTTCTGGAAGCGGCAGAAGCACAGCTCCTGA
- the Vars2 gene encoding valine--tRNA ligase, mitochondrial precursor (The RefSeq protein has 5 substitutions compared to this genomic sequence), whose product MPHLPLASFRPPLWGLRPSWGLSRPQALCTQPEPHGSPVSRRNREAKQKRLREKQAALEAGLAEKSKIPAVPTKAWSHKEVVLYEIPTGPGEKKDVSGPLPPAYSPQYVEAAWYQWWVREGFFKPEYQARLPQATGETFSMCIPPPNVTGSLHIGHALTVAIQDALVRWHRMRGDRVLWIPGSDHAGIATQAMVEKQLWKEQRVRRHELSREDFLRAVWQWKHEKGGEIYEQLCALGASLDWDRECFTMDAGSSAAVTEAFVRLYNSGLLYRNRQLVNWSCTLRSAISDIEVESRPLPGRTVLQLPGCPTPVSFGLLASVAFPVDGEPDTEIVVGTTRPETLPGDVAVAVHPDDPRYTHLHGRQLRHPLTGQLLPLITDTTVQPHVGTGAVKVTPAHSPIDAEIGTRHGLTPLSVIAEDGTMTSLCGDWLQGLHRFVAREKIMCTLREQGLFRGLQEHPMVLPICSRSGDVVEYLLKSQWFVRCQEMGDLAAKAVESGALELWPSFHQKSWQHWFAHIGDWCVSRQLWWGHQIPAYRVIGENAEDDRKECWVVGRSEAEARAVAAKRTGRPEAELTLERDPDVLDTWFSSALFPFSALGWPRETPDLAHFYPLTLLETGSDLLMFWVGRMVMLGTQLTGQLPFSKVLLHSMVRDRQGRKMSKSLGNVLDPRDIISGQELQVLQAKLRDGNLDPGELAVAAAAQKKDFPYGIPECGTDALRFALCSHGILGGDLHLSVSEVLNYRHFCNKLWNALRFVLRALGDNFVPQPAEEVTPSSPMDAWILSRLAFAASECERGFLSRELSLVTHTLYHFWLHNLCDVYLEAVKPVLSSVPRPPGPPQVLFSCADVGLRLLAPLMPFLAEELWQRLPPRPGGPLAPSICVAPYPSTRSLEFWRQPELERCFSRVQEVVQALRALRATYQLTKARPQVLLQCSDPGEQGLVQPFLEPLGILSHCGAVGFLSPGAAAPSGWALTPLGDTMKIYMELQGLVDPQSQLPRLTARRQKLQKQLDDLLNRTMSEGLAERQQRISSLHLELSKLDQAASYLQQLMDEAPSAREL is encoded by the exons ATGCCTCATTTGCCTCTGGCCTCTTTCCGGCCACCGCTCTGGGGGCTGAGGCCCTCATGGGGTCTTTCCAGGCCCCAGGCACTTTGTACACAGCCGGAGCCCCACGGCTCCCCTGTCTCTCGGAGGAACCGTGAAGCCAAACAGAAGCGCCTGCGGGAGAAACAGGCGGCCCTGGAGGCTGGGCTAGCTGAGAAGAGCAAG ATACCTGCAGTGCCCACTAAGGCCTGGAGTCACAAGGAGGTAGTATTGTATGAAATCCCCACCGGGCCAGGTGAAAAGAAAG ATGTTTCTGGGCCCCTGCCTCCTGCTTACAGTCCCCAGTATGTTGAAGCGGCCTGGTACCAGTGGTGGGTGCGAGAGGGCTTCTTCAAACCAGAGTATCAG GCAAGGCTGCCCCAAGCTACAGGGGAGACCTTTTCCATGTGTATCCCACCTCCCAATGTCACCGGCTCCCTGCACATTGGCCATGCACTCACAGTGGCGATCCAGGACGCACTTGTGCGCTG GCACCGGATGCGTGGGGATCGCGTGCTGTGGATCCCCGGGTCTGATCACGCAGGAATTGCTACACAG GCCGTGGTGGAGAAGCAGCTATGGAAGGAGCAGAGAGTGCGGAGACATGAGCTGAGCCGGGAAGACTTCCTCAGGGCCGTGTGGCAGTGGAAACATGA GAAAGGAGGGGAGATCTATGAGCAGCTGTGCGCTCTGGGTGCCTCTCTGGACTGGGATCGAGAGTGTTTCACCATGGATGCC GGCTCCTCAGCAGCTGTGACAGAAGCTTTCGTGCGACTCTACAACTCGGGATTGTTGTACCGGAACCGCCAGCTTGTCAACTGGTCATGTACTTTGCGATCGGCCATCTCAGACATTGAg GTGGAAAGCCGGCCTCTGCCTGGCCGCACAGTGCTGCAGCTGCCCGGATGCCCAACCCCTGTGTCTTTTGGGCTCCTTGCTTCTGTTGCTTTCCCTGTGGATGGAGAGCCTG ACACAGAGattgtggtgggaaccaccaggCCAGAGACCCTGCCTGGAGATGTGGCTGTGGCCGTTCATCCAGATGACCCGAGATACACG CATTTACATGGGCGACAGCTCCGTCATCCTTTGACAGGACAGCTTCTCCCCCTCATCACAGACACCACTGTTCAGCCACATGTGGGCACAG GGGCAGTGAAGGTGACTCCTGCTCACAGTCCAATAGATGCTGAGATAGGGACCCGGCATGGCCTGACCCCACTGAGTGTCATTGCAGAGGATGGGACCATGACATCCCTCTGTGGAGACTGGCTGCAG GGCCTTCATCGATTTGTGGCCCGGGAAAAGATCATGTGCACACTGAGGGAGCAGGGCCTATTCCGGGGCCTACAGGAGCATCCCATGGTACTGCCCATCTGCAG CCGTTCCGGGGACGTGGTGGAGTACCTGCTGAAGAGCCAGTGGTTTGTCCGCTGCCAGGAAATGGGGGACCGAGCTGCCAAG GCTGTGGAGTCAGGGGCTCTGGAGCTCTGGCCCTCCTTCCACCAGAAGAGCTGGCAACACTGGTTTGCCCACATTGG GGACTGGTGTGTCTCCCGGCAGCTGTGGTGGGGCCATCAGATTCCAGCCTACCGGGTCATCGGGGAGAATGCAGAG GATGACAGGAAGGAATGTTGGGTGGTCGGACGGTCAGAGGCTGAGGCCAGAGCGGTAGCAGCAAAACGGACAGGGAGACCAGAGGCAGAGCTGACCCTGGAGAGGG ACCCTGACGTCCTGGACACTTGGTTCTCTTCGGCTCTTTTCCCCTTTTCTGCCCTGGGTTGGCCGCGAGAG ACGCCAGACCTTGCTCACTTCTACCCCCTCACCCTCTTGGAAACGGGTAGTGACCTGCTGATGTTCTGGGTGGGCCGCATGGTCATGCTGGGGACCCAGCTCACTGGGCAGCTCCCCTTCAGCAAG GTGCTTCTTCACTCCATGGTTCGGGACAGGCAGGGCCGGAAGATGAGCAAGTCCCTGGGGAACGTGCTAGACCCACGGGACATCATTAGCGGGCAGGAGCTGCAG GTGCTGCAGGCCAAGCTGAGAGACGGTAACTTGGACCCTGGAGAGCTCGCCGTTGCAGCCGCAGCACAG AAAAAGGACTTTCCTTACGGGATCCCTGAGTGTGGGACGGATGCCCTGAGATTTGCACTGTGCTCCCATGGAATCCTGG GGGGCGACCTgcacctgtctgtctctgaggTCCTGAACTACCGCCATTTCTGCAACAAGCTCTGGAATGCCCTGCGCTTTGTCCTCCGTGCCCTGGGGGATAACTTCGTGCCCCAACCAGCAGAGGAG GTAACCCCCTCCTCTCCCATGGATGCCTGGATTCTAAGCCGCCTGGCCTTTGCAGCCAGCGAATGTGAGAGAGGCTTCCTGAGTCGGGAGCTTTCGCTTGTCACCCACACCCTGTATCATTTCTGGCTCCACAATCTCTGTGATGTCTACCTG GAAGCAGTGAAGCCAGTGTTGTCGAGCGTGCCCCGTCCCCCAGGACCCCCTCAGGTCCTGTTTTCCTGTGCAGACGTGGGTCTACGCCTCCTTGCCCCGCTGATGCCCTTCCTGGCCGAGGAGCTGTGGCAGAGGCTGCCCCCCAGGCCAGGCGGCCCCCTTGCCCCCAGCATCTGTGTGGCCCCCTACCCCAGCGCCCGCAGCCTG GAGTTCTGGCGCCAGCCGGAGCTGGAGCGCTGCTTCTCCAGGGTCCAAGAGGTTGTACAGGCATTGCGGGCGCTCCGAGCCACCTACCAGCTCACAAAAGCCCGACCCCAAG TGCTGCTGCAGTGCTCGGACCCGGGAGAACAAGGCCTAGTCCAGCCCTTTCTGGAGCCTCTGGGCATCCTGAGCCACTGCGGAGCTGTAGGATTCCTGTCCCCAGGGGCAGCAGCTCCCTCAGGGTGGGCCCTGGCCCCACTGGGTGACACCATGAAGATCTACATGGAGCTGCAG GGCCTGGTGGACCCCCAGAGCCAGCTGCCCCGGCTCACTGCCCGAAGGCAGAAGTTACAGAAGCAGCTTGATGACCTGTTGAACCGGACCGTGTCAGAGGGTCTTGCAGAGAGGCAGCAGAGG atttcctccctccatctggaATTGTCAAAGCTGGACCAGGCAGCCTCCTACCTACAGCAACTGATGGATGAGGCTCCCAGTGCCAGGGAGCTCTGA